GGTGTCTTAAAAGAGGGCTAGACTATTCAAGTTCTCTGCTCCTTCCACTTTAAAcattagaaattttaatttcttgcCTTGAGTAAATATAGTCTTACCTTCTTCTCAGTAAATTCTAATTCTTCTGTTCCAGTCTTATCCAGAGCTCTAGACACTACCTAAAACATTTTCTAGGTTATCAGGTCATGGGTCATGCTGAATTTTCTCACCAGCAAAGGAACACACCTGTGTCAGGAGAAAGCCGTTATGTTTTGTGATGATATCAAGCTTGAAACATACCACATTCTAATGCCCGTCATTCACGTTAAGAAAAAATTTCTGTCCCCAAAACTGTTATGACCCCCTGGTAGCTATGCCGCCTTCCAGAGCTCATGGTTTAAAGCTGACTTTCGAGCAGACTCAGAAGGGTACTGAGATAACGTGTGTGCAGCACGTAAGGCGCTATGCGGAGCACTTTGTACTCAgcaatttaaaatttactcaaggcatcaagtaatttaaaatgtcaCAGCAAGGGTTTAAGCATCATTTGACtacatttacattttgaaaagactCCTGTGGCAGTGGTGTGGAGAATGACCTTCAAGGGGACAAAAGAGATGCAGAAAGACCAGTTTTTAGACACCTGGAACAGTCCGGGTGAAATGACTGTGTTTTGGACAAGGGCAGTGAGAAGTGAAAAACATGGATGAATTCCCAAACCCTTCAGCAGCTGTAGCCACAGAACCCAGCAACAGACGGAGTGAGGAAGAGCTGGGGGCCTGCGATGACCGTGCAGCATGGACTTTCCGATGCTGAGTAAGTTGTCCACTTTGTCTGAAGACATTCCCACATTCCTCACATTCATATGGTCTCTCTCCTGTGTGGATCCGCCTATGTTGAGCAAGGTGTGCCAACTGCCTGAAGGgtttcccacattccttacattcataggGCTTTTCTCCAGAATGAATTCTCTGATGGACAGTAAGGTAATTCTGCTGGCTAAAGGATTTACCACACACactacattcatagggtttctcaccATTATGAATCCTCAGATGTACACTCTtcctgaaggctttcccacattccctGCATTTGTAGGGCTTCTCTCTAGAACGCATTCTTTGATGCTGAGTGAGTAACCTGCGATGGCTGAAGGCTTTTTGACCAACATCACGGCTGCACGGTTTCTCTCCTGTCTGAATTCTCTGATAGGCAGTCAGGGGTGAGCTGTAGCAGAAGATTTTTCCACACTTGTCACGACTGCAGaatttctctccagtgtgaattctGTGCTGAGCAAGTCGGATGCAATCCCTGAGGGCCTTCCCACAATCAGCATATTCATAGGGCTTCTTGTGGCTGTGACATCTCTGATGTTGGGCAAAGGATGAGCCAGTACTGCAGAACTTCCCACATTCCCTACATTTGTAGGGCTTCTCCCTAGTATGGGTTCTCTGGTGCTGAGCAAGGTGTGCAAGCTGGGTGAAGGCTTTTCTACACTCCTTACATTTGTATGGTTtttctccagtgtgaattctctgatgttgaGTAAGGTGTATGTTGAGGATGAAGGATTTCTTGCATTCCTTGCACTCAAAGAGTCTCTCTCCAGTATGCATTTGGCGGTGCTGGGCAAGGTGTGGACTCTGggtgaaggctttcccacattcctgACACCTGTATGGTTTTTccccagtatgaattctctgatggaGAGTGAGGGATGACTTCTGGGTGAAGGTTTTCCCACAGTCATTACATTTAAAAAGCTTCTTTCCTGCAGAGACTTTCTTGTGTTTTACTACCATGgaatttttggaaaacatttttttatctgAGTTGTGATTATAAACATTCTCTTCTACATTGTCTAGAGGGACAAGCTTCCAAGAGTTGTTACATTTGTGGTCTGTTTCCACAGTGAGGGTTTGTTTATGAGTGATTGCTTCTTGCCTAGTAACTGTCTCTTGGCTTACCAACTGCCTCTTGAAAAGATCTTCACATTTCTGATTTCCTCCAAAAGTGGGACACTCAAGTCCACAGCTCGTACTTCTCCCCACTAACACATCATCACATACAAATTGCTTCCAAGGGAACTCCTGTGTCTCACAGATAGAGTCCCAATCTGAAAAATTCAAAAGagcaaatgtttccttcattgtgAGTTATAACAAGGGAAACATTTGACATGGAACAGGTAATCTGGAAATAATGAATCCCaccctccaacactgttggtgggcatgtaaactggtacagccattatggaaaacagtatggagattcctaaaaaaactaaaaatagacttcccatatgatctagcaatcccactcctgggcatatatccggagggaactctaatttgaaaagataaacacaccccaatattcacagcagcactatacacaatagccaagacatggaagcaacctaatgtccatcaatagatgactggctgaagaagttgtggtatatttatacagcggaatgctactcagccataaaaaataataaaaataatgtcatttgctgcaacatggatggacctggagatcgtcacacaaagtgaagtcagaaagaaaaagaaaaatattatatgatatcacttataaatggaatcagggggaaaaaaagccacaaatgaacttagttataaaacagaagcagactaacagacatggaaaacaaacctATGTTTACCGGCatggaagggagtgggaagagacaagttgggaatttgagatttgcatatactactatatataaaatacacaaacaaaaagtttctaccatatagcacagggaactatatttaatatcttgtagtaacctataatggaaaagaatatggaaaggaacatatgcatgtatatgtatgactgaagcattatgctgtacaccagaagttgacacaacattgtaaactgactatacttcaatttaaaaagaaagaaaaagaaaaaaattactttcttttcatgtgaagGTCGTCTCCGTCTCCAACCTCCTATGGAGAGCTGCGGTTGTCCCTTATCTTTGGAACTTTTCTCAACATGGATGCTGAGATATCTTAGTCCCTTGATAATACATAATTCTATACTGTGACTCAATGTCCCACCAAATTACCAATTTCTTcatcccctttctccctctccctccatctgttctttttttttttcttaatggggaggaggtaattttagttttatttatttgtttatttttttaaaacacaggtactggggactgaaaccaggacctcgtgcatgctaggcaggcactccaccactgagctacaccctcccctcctccatctgtTCCTCACACGGCCAATTATTACCTCTTATCAGGaaagttctttctgtttttctctttaaggCAGACGGTAGCTTCCTACATAAACAAAGTGTACAGTATGACTAAGCAGAGCTTACTTCTCCCCCAGTATTTCGGGTATTTGGAGGACACTGGCAGTCTGGGATCCAAATCATTTCCAAATATAATCAAATACTATTACGGACATGAAAGAAGAATTTCATAAAGGCATAATTTCCATGGGTGATCTCAACATTCCCTTGTTCTTGAGGATTTTCAGCTCAGTGGGGGAGATGGAAAATACGCAGGTCTGCTGAAACAAGGCAATTACAGGCTCTCCTGAGTGTGACAAAGGGAATAATGGTGGCTTAGTGGACAGTTGTTGGAATTGGGGAATGCTTATTATATAAGGTGGTGAGATAATTTTTGAGCTCTGGTCTGATAGCCCAGCATGGACAGAGAGCCATCAGAGGAGCATTCTAGggagagaaaacaggaaacatAAAAGCCTATGTCAGTGAAGAGCTTGGTGAGTTCATAAAAGGTGACCAATGGGCTAGAGCAGTGCTTTTCAGCTGTACGTCAGGCACTCGTTGAAAAAGACGTTTGTAAGACACATGGTGCTGCCTCTGATTCAGAGGCAACCAGACGTGATTCAGACTGCCTCCAGCCCCATCTGGTCTCCCAAGGCTCAGAGACTCAGGCTCTTGGTCTACCTGTGACATTCTTGCCTGGATACCTTGTATAGTTGAGAAAACTCTGGGTCAAACATAGTGAGAAAACTAAAAAATGACAGAGGATAATGGAGAAGTAGGAAAAAGTTGGTCACACAGGGGCTGGTAGGATTTGGATTTTTCCCATTTgcaaaaggaaagtgaaaaaaagattTACAGCAGCAGGATATCTTGTGATTTGTAGGCAGCATCTAATTTTGGAGTTAAGAGAAGATTTAAGAAACAGAGAAGCTTATATGAGTCTGTGtggcaaaagaaaagagaggatggGAAGGAACTAGATAAAGATTTTTTGCAAAATGAGTTATTAGAGAAGAGAGTCAAGCCGAAGATATTAGGGGAGCCCATGCTAAGCAGcaaagcttcagttttctccccGGCTTGGAAGGCTTGAGAAGAGCTTTTAAGAAGCATAAGAAAGGAGGAAGTTACTGACAGTAGTTTGCATATAGCAAGTACTCAGTATTACTAATAAACAGATTACAATAcaatacacaccaaaaaaaaaaaaaaagaaagaaagaaagaaaaaaagaaagaaaagaaaaacaaaaaaaggaggaagTATCATCTTTCAAAATGGCTGAGCCATGCCTAGAAAGACTCCCCTGTCTGGTTCTCCCACACTCACCTGAGAATGAGTTTCTCACCTCACTCTTCATCCCCCAAGGCGCCTTCCCTTGTTCCAATAAGGAGATGACATATGG
This Camelus bactrianus isolate YW-2024 breed Bactrian camel chromosome 9, ASM4877302v1, whole genome shotgun sequence DNA region includes the following protein-coding sequences:
- the LOC105074395 gene encoding uncharacterized protein LOC105074395 translates to MTVELVKAIPQDLVSFKDVAVDFSQEEWEWLSPSQRRLYRRMMMENYQNLLSLGLCTSKPYVISLLEQGKAPWGMKSEVRNSFSDWDSICETQEFPWKQFVCDDVLVGRSTSCGLECPTFGGNQKCEDLFKRQLVSQETVTRQEAITHKQTLTVETDHKCNNSWKLVPLDNVEENVYNHNSDKKMFSKNSMVVKHKKVSAGKKLFKCNDCGKTFTQKSSLTLHQRIHTGEKPYRCQECGKAFTQSPHLAQHRQMHTGERLFECKECKKSFILNIHLTQHQRIHTGEKPYKCKECRKAFTQLAHLAQHQRTHTREKPYKCRECGKFCSTGSSFAQHQRCHSHKKPYEYADCGKALRDCIRLAQHRIHTGEKFCSRDKCGKIFCYSSPLTAYQRIQTGEKPCSRDVGQKAFSHRRLLTQHQRMRSREKPYKCRECGKAFRKSVHLRIHNGEKPYECSVCGKSFSQQNYLTVHQRIHSGEKPYECKECGKPFRQLAHLAQHRRIHTGERPYECEECGNVFRQSGQLTQHRKVHAARSSQAPSSSSLRLLLGSVATAAEGFGNSSMFFTSHCPCPKHSHFTRTVPGV